Within Spinacia oleracea cultivar Varoflay chromosome 4, BTI_SOV_V1, whole genome shotgun sequence, the genomic segment AAGTCAAAAAATATTCACAACCAGTTGTACTGAACATAGAAAGAGCTCAGTTGTAATCTATagataagaagaagaaaaaaatgtaTCCAAAGAAAAAGGGATTGGAAAAAAACTAGAACATCCATGACTTTCATGCATTTATTCACAGCTCCTAAGAAACGGCATCCAGGAATAAGACACGTCTGGATTACTTCTGGTGAAGGAAAGATTCCACCCCTAAAGTTGAATTTCATTCATTTATTCATAGCTATTACATCAAGCAGTTCTTAGAAGGCAACAACACCAAAACCACGAATATTTATCCATAAGGCCCTGACAAGTAACCTATGATTGCATTTGCACAGCCACCATGCACAAGTGGTTGCAACAGAAGAAAGATACCTCTTTATTTCACAAAATGACCATGATCCTAAATAAAAATTCTTAAGACCACAGATATATAAGCTTAACCACATCCTGGAAGGGAAATGTTCCACCTTAGCTTGAGTTTGCTAAGTAGTTAAATCAAGTAGGCTTATAGAAGGTACCTCCATTTGCAGAACACCCTCACACCCTATTTGGTTTACTCTAGTCTTTCCTCTCATATTTACGTACAACATACAAGTATAATTTATTTTGCTCTCGGctcctttttttattttcctgGATGCAGGAGAGACTAAGATGGCCATGGGTGGTGCTTCATGCAGAGCCTGTGTGCCTGAATGGGCCCAGCCCAGTCAGGCCCATGCCAGACCAACAATTTCAAAAGGGTGGCCCTGACACGGCCCAAGCCCACGTGCCTTCGCGTCAACCCTTCGTGCTTAAGCCTAATTTCACTCATTTTAATGTGATTTGTCGTGCCATACCTTGTCGtgccttttccaaaaaaaaagaaaaaacggcCCGAGCCTAGCCCAAGACTTCGTGCCCGTGTGGCGCCGTACTTTTTTAGGCTAGGCCAGGCCGGCCTAGTGCCATCTTTAGGAGAGACTAATGTGATTCTCACATTAGTTACATAAATATAAACAATgtagtttaaatattttttcaggCTCAAGGAGGAAAAAAAATTCTGCTGAGAAAAGGTTGTAGTTAACACTTAatacatgtatattttttgttaaagAAAAACTAGCACGACAAAAGCAGAAAATACATGCAATAcatgatgaaaaaaaaaaagcaggGGAAGATAAAGTGGGGTGAAGAAGAAGACAAACCTGCTCAGCAACATCATACATGCAAATAAATTTGCTATTGCCACCAGCCAGTATGTAGCTTCCATCAGCAGAAAAGCATAAAGTTGTGAAATACTTTCCTGAGGTAGAGTTAGCTGCTGATCTGCGATCAGTCATTAACCGACCTCCAGCAATATCTCTACGACCCTCAATAGTATACATTAATGAACCTTCTAGGGGATCCCAGAAACTAATTAGGCCATCTAATGTGCTGCAAGCTAGTTGTTTTCCATCGGGACGGTAAACAACAGTAAGAACATCATGGACATGTTGAAATGTCTCAACAGAACCCTTTCCTTCAAAAACATCCCACAGCCGCACGGTTTTGTCCCATGAAGACGAAGCCAAAATTGCCTACAAGTAGTCACACAAAAGTAACATTAACATGTATGTGATGCTTACAACAAACACAACATACCTCATATTAGAATATTagataccccccccccccccctatctATTTATCTCATCCTAATTTTTTACTTTAAGGATTTAACCTTCATCTATATGTTTACAGACTTCAAACGACCAATAAATGTAACTAGCTAAATAAAGTCATCAAGGGCAGCCAATCGGTTTAATTTTGCCTCCATGGGAGAAAAAGACTCAGATCCTCAAATATTAGTAAACAAAAGAACCCATCCCCTTCCCAAAAATTACTTCTTTAATATACAGAACAACTTCATCCTCCTCCTCCCTCCACGGCCAACCATCTCAAAGCTAAAAAATGTCAACCTTCATCTATATGTTTACAGACTTCAAACGACCAATAAATGTCACTAGCTAAATAAAGTCATCAAGGAGCAGCCAATCGGTTTAATTTTGCCTCCATGGGAGAAAAAGACTCAGATCCTCGAATATTAGTAATCAAAAGAACTCATCCCCTTCCCAATAATTACTTCTTTAATATACAGAACAACTTCATCCTCCTCCTCCCTCCACGGCCAACCATCTCAAAGCTAAATCCCTCATCATAAAACCACAAAAACTTCCAACTAATAGTATACTATCTCTGGACAGAAAAGACTTTTCTTAGATCTAGCTACCCGTGCTTAAATAGTCTTGTGAGGAGTCCAGTCTTGCTTGGATTTCTGGTTGGTTGACCCCTTTATACCAGTGATTCTAGACAGTTGATTGAGCGGGGCATCCATCTACAACCTTCTCTCTTTGGACCCTACCTTTCCAAACCCCCAACCTCACTTTAAATAGGGTAGATTAAGGCTCTGATTGGGCTTGAGCAAGCACAGTAGGTTTCCAAGTATGGCCCCAATGGTTTGACAAATTCCCTTGTTGCTGAGAATTTAAAAAGCTAGGAATTTAATGGTGGTGGTGAATTTGGGAACTTAAGTTCATGTTGGTGGGAAATTTGAGAAGCAAATAGGTGTTTTGGGCAAGACTGCAAGAGAGAGGACAAACTCATCAATAAGATTCACAAAGGTTGGGAGAAAAGGGTTAATAGAGGTGACAAGGGAGAAGAAAGAAAGAGGGAGATTAATGGTGGATCCAATACATGACTCTCTTGGTATTATATCAAAGCTGGGTAAAGGAAGTTCAGAGATTGCTTACATGAGAAATCTGAGGACATAGGGAGGAATCGGGGATTTAGAGGGGTATATGAGTCATTGCAACAAAATATTAAGTCCTTTGTTACATTAAAAGTAAAAATTGGCAATTTGAGTAATGAATGCAGCTACAAattgaaagaaagaaagaatacATACATTTGACGGAGAAAACATTAATCCATGCACAGGCCCTTCATGACCGCTTAGAACATCAAGCAAACGTCCTGTTTTCATTGACCAAACAAAAATCTGACAGAAAAAAGAGCATATTGTATCAGATATGTTCTACAGCACAATACCGATATGAGGATTGAGGATGAAACCTTTTAAATAAATATGTACCTCAAATGAGTCTAAAGTTCCAGCACATATCACTTCACCACTCTGATCAGCAGTCAAAGAAACAAACTGCCTAGAAGAAGGTGTAGTAAATGTCCTAAAGTTCCGATACCGGAAAAGGTCCCATGCACGAACTGTTCCATCCAAAGACGCACTTAAGAGGCTATGATTGTTAGCCATAAAATGGAGGGCTGTGACTGCATTAGTATGCTCGGGAAATGTCACAAAACAAAATCCTGATAAGACATTCCAAACCTGCAAACGGGGGTAAACTTAAGCATCTAGACATGGAAACCTGCCAACATAGCAAAGCCTGCTATAGTGCTATCATACAGCACAAATGCAAAATTCAGGAACAGATTAATACATTTATATTCAAAACCAAGTATCCAAAGTAACCTTTCAAATAATCATGTCAATTTACTCAATGACAGTTCAAAGGTTTGGAGCTCAAATATCTGACAAAAACAACATATCAATGAAACAAAAAAGGAGGGAATAAGCAGCAATTAAACACTAGCAATGCAGGGAAAAGAATAGACTGCCATAAATTCAACATCAGCTCACCTTGATTTTGTTATCATCAGCTCCAGTAGCCAGGAGCTGAGAATCAGGCGAATAAGCAAGACAATTAACGTCAAAATAATGGCCCTGCTGCTTCAAAATATAACTCTCTGACTTCCATTCCCACACAAGCAGTTGGCCAAGCCTTGCACATCCAAAGGTCAACCAGTTACCCAGGTCATTAAAAACAGCAGTAGTGATCTTCTCCCGCGAAATCGACAACATGTGTATGCAAACAAAATCAGGCATTTGGTACAACCCAAAAGCCCCACTTGAATATCCCACAACTACAAGATCAATACCCTGGTGATAATCACAGGCAGTCACTTTAGCCGGTGCTTGCATAAAGTAATCCTTTTTCAGCAACTCCCACTTCATCTTATGCAACAAAAACTCACTCCCTTCATCCTCAAAATCGTTTTCTTTCCCATCAAACTCCTTCCTCTTCTTCACACTATCCACAGCTTTAACATCATCGCCACCAACACCGCCATCCTCGTCCATCTTATCAGGCGTCCCGGGAGAAGGAGGGTCAGCCATTTCCACATTCCTCTCTCCCAATTCACCCAACTTAGCATCAAAATCAGGATAAACCCAACTAAACAACCCCCCATCACGCGAAACACTATAAACCCGTGAAACCTTACCTGTCTTCTTATCAACCCCGAAAAATGCACCCACAATTACATCCCTATGACCCAGAAACAAAAATGGCTTATTATTCTTAAACTCCTTCCATTTACTCAAACAAAACAACCTCACAGTCAAATCACTTGAACCTGCGATCAAATACCCCGAATCCGGGCTCCAATTCAAGCAAGTAACCCTATCATCAAAATCAGCAAAAGTCCTAACTAATTCAAATGGGAAAAACTCCTTCCTAAAACCAGGAGACCGCCAAATTTGAATCAATTTACCAACAGCAACAGCAATAAACTGCCCATTTGGGCTAAACTGAAGGCAAGAAACTTTAcccttgaaagtgattctatgAAGAACAATCCGACGGTGGAGATTGATGTATTGGGACCTGCTGTTCTCATCAACGGCGAGAATGAAGTTTCCGTCAGGCGATACCGCGATACGAGAGATGTTTGCTGAGAATTGACAAGGTAGAGTTATTGTTTCCGATTTGATGAGGTCGGTGACGGAAATACGGTTACCGACGGATGAAACTAAGCGGTTGTTGCCGGAAACAACGACGTTTCCTCCCCTGTAGGGAGCTCCTAGAAGGTTCTGGAACCTGTAATTCATGGTGGTTAGGGTTTTAGATGATGAGAGAGTGTTAAACCCTACAAATTTTGGAGGTGAGAGAAATGCAACAATGGAGTCGttaaaccctaaaaaaaattagagggTTTTGGTTAGTTGTTTGTTTGAGTAAAGAATAAAGAGTAACATTTCTAGCATACAGGGTTACTTTAGGGTTTTCAATCATTATGGGCGATATAAATAAAATTGGCCAAACAATTATCATTAAGATTTAAGAGGTGAGACACTAGATGAGAGTAGTAGGGGGTGTGCAAAAGTTGATCCGGACCGGAAAAATAGACCAGACTGAATCGAACGAAGGCAATCGGTCCGGTCTCCGGGTCGAGAAATATCAATTTcggtcttcggtccggtccggtttgGTATAAAATTCGATTTTGTACCGGATCGATttttttccttaataaaatataatataaacttTTTAGAATTTTAGCTTCCAAAAAAAGCTTAAACAACTgacttttttatatatattttttctttttaaccataatttttagaaaatataaaaaaatatatagaaatagGTCCAGTCCAAACCGGATCTGTCGGGGTTTTGGATCGAGTTTTCCGGTCCGGCCCAAGCACAATTGGTCCGATCTTCAGGTcttgaattatcaaaattttgGTCTTCCGGATCGGATCGGTCCGGTCCGGAtttggaccgatgaacacccTTAGATGAGAGTATGAGACATATGATTCTCCACCATATAGTATATCCACAAGACCACAACCTATAATTCTCCTATGTCTTCTTACCAACTCTCTTCTTAAACCTTGTTACAATCACATCTATAATCTCAATGTCATTTGGAGTAATTCAAAACCTGAATATAACCTAATTGAACTAATTCAATTCAAATCGGAATAACCTGATCTAAATAATATATTTGTCGTGTATATCCCTTGTTAGTGATCAAAAAGTGTTACAAGGAGCTGATAATTAATACCATTCTCTTTACCTTTTTTTATGTGTATCCCTCcacaaaaaattccaaaacTATCATGTTGATTCTGCCAGAATAATACCAAATGGTAAGGGTAATAATTAAAGAGTTGAGTTGAATTCATGTTTATAGTAACTCGGCTCGACTTAAAACCCTCATATGCAAGGTTGAGTCGAGTTTTTATAGAGTTTGAAATTATCAACTTTTGCTCAACCTCTTATATAGTTACAACGTAGTGATTCATCCGCTCGATAGTACGACTGTTGTAACGTAGTGAATATTCTTAATTGAATCTCTCAAGTTTAGAGTCAATATCCTAAACTTGTAGGTGATGGTGCATTTATAGTTCTCTAAGAGAAAAGTTTATATTTTACTAGACCTGATTAAATTGCGGgccgggtcgggttcgggtcaagcCGCAACATAAAAATTCTGCCCACTAGGCCGAACTTGACCGGGCCATATATTTCTGACCAAAATCCACTATTTCGGGCCAAATATAGCGCACTTTTAGGGCGCAATTTTGAGTTGCCCAAAACCCActcaaaaaatattaaaaaattggACTAGGCTCAAAAAACGGGCCTAAAAATTCTGCCTAGCTTTTACAATGGCCCTGTTTGGCAAATAGCTTTTTGCTGGCTTTTTGGTTGGCTTTTGGCTGTTGGCTTTTTAATCTGGTCAAACAGCCAAAAAATATGTTTGGATTTGGCTTTTTGTTTTTCACTATCTAAATTACTTTTTTGTCCTtgttttttaataattaattaataattaataattaataattaataattaataattaataattaataattaataattaataattaataattaataattaataattaataattaataattaataattaataattaataattaataattaataattaataattaataattaataattaataattaataattaataattaataattaataattaataattaataattaataattaataattaataattaataattaataattaataattaataattaataattaataattaataattaataattaataattaataattaataattaataattaataattaataattaataattaataattaataattaataattaataattaataattaataattaataattaataattaataattaataattaatgattaataattaataattaatgattaataattaataattaatgattaataattaataattaataattaatgattaataattaataaataattaaataataattaataattaataattaataattattaataattaataattaataattattaataattaataatcattaattaataattaataattaattattaattattaattattaataatgaataattaataattaataattaattagtaattagtatttattaattagtaacaattagttattagttaaaataatattcTATTAATACTACTGCAtaaagtaatttatttttaatgtatatttaatttatttgttaTTACGTTTTACTCCGGACATAATACAGAGTATGTATTAAAAATGACAAAAAGACATTAAATgtccttaaatgtcattttacatagctacaaccaacagccaacaactgattttaccaaacatatttgTAACCAATCCATAGTCAAACAACCAACAAAAGCAGCCAACTTGAACAGCCAGTCAAACCAGCCAAATAAAACAGCCGACATCCAACAgccaattgccaaacaggggcaataactcaattttaagttgAAGAAATAAGAATTTCAAAAAGACACTATAACATTAGTATGTCATTGTATTTGTGAGAAGCCGCAATACACTATGTAAAGATTCTAATAAAAAAACCATAGTATTATAGAACAACCAATCTCATTAGCTACAAGCCTAGAAACCAATCCCAAAAAAACTGATGAAAAACAAAGAactttcaaaaataaattacatgAAATTTATTGGTAAACAGGCTTATGTAGCCGAAAACATATCATAGAATATCTGTAAACGATCCTATAGGCTATACTGTATGCTCTCAAACTATATTCTTCAATCCATAATGTTCTTCTTGTTTGTTTACACAGGTCAGTACTCAGAAACTCAGAAATCCTTCCAAAACACGGCAAATCAGGGCGCCTTAATTCAGCGGTAACATTCAAGTCCCAACCTGGATACCAAGAAATTACAGACTTCATCCATCTCCATTGGTATTGTGTAATGTCCAAGCCTGCATTTTTATCCAAACATGATTCATCTCAGTTGAAAAGATGAAGGCAAAACCCAACAAAATTAATTAGATGTTAAGATTTTTTCAtaattaccaccttataaagtcCAGCTTTTCAAATTTACCACCTTattaaaagaaaatcaaaattaccaCCTTAAATTTGTCTGAACTTTTAAAACTTCCACCACGTAACAGAAAACTTAATGGTTTCCGTTAAGTAGTGTTAATTTTGAAAGTTTAGACAAATTTAATGTgttaatttttaaataaaattttataaggcGATTATGAAAAAATCCTAGATGTTACTACAAAAGAAACAGATGCTAAATCATACCCATCATGGCTTTTGAATGTGAGATTTCGAAATCCAGCTGAAGTCAAGGCTTGTGCAGATTTCTCCCCAAATTTATATGCAACTACTTCATCAGCTGCAAGAACAAACGGTGATGTTAGAATTAACCCTCAACATTGTTCGAGTTAATTGAGTATTTGTCTATTTAATGTCCTTTAAACTATCAACATCCATTTGATGTTTAaactagtgtgtagcccggGCGATGCCTCGGTTGAgactttgaataattaaaattcgaaattctttttcaactcaatatttgactaaaatacatGTAGACCATAAAAGTGAAATTCATTAAGTTCATCAATTACACATGTACATTACCTTTATAATGCCAAGTAAttttcttaatgttttaattgtttaattcatggtttttctaatattttaattattatttttattccaaTATAGTCCATAAGAAATAAGAGGTAACATagaaatttagttgttttagacttcatgttaacatgtatttataaattaacgtgcattgataaacaacaattagaggttggttaagatggtaatgagagttattctCCAAACTTGAGGTCTTGAGTTCGAAccttattgtattgatttttaattGTCAACAAAATCCCATAAACTTGGTGAGTgaatgacgtggcgtaaacaGGAGAGTTCTACGTGGCACATAAACATTTTtcgcaacgccttttaatatattagtatagattgttCTAATGTTCTATGACAACAACATGAGTAAGGCCCTGTTCTCTTTTTTGCTTAACTGCAGTTTCAGGagtttcaggacttatttggcagttcagttcagttcaggagaattcagttcagctctaaagaacagggaCTAAAGGAGAGAAGGTACAGAAAGGGACTTACATTTCCCATGACAGATGAAAATAGGCAAGGACGTGGCCCTCCTTGCAGCATCATGTGAACCTCCCATCTTGTTCCTCAAATTCCTGCAACAATGAATGAACATCATCGAGTATTATTAGCATTAACAAGAAAATAACATCCTAATTAATGACATGTTCTATACTGTACAtgagagtttaatttaattactccatatttcATAACCAGGAAATCATTAATACCTTGCACTTGGAAGCCAACCACTAAGTCCAACTATCGCCCTCAAATTAATCGGATAGAAGTTTCCATTCGCGTATTTCCCAACAGCAAAACAGGATGCTGAGTATAGCCCAACAGCAGCACCCATACTAAATCCTCCAATACCAAGTTTAACTgtttaaattacaaaaaaaaaggcaAGGAATATTCAGATTTGTCTTGAATTTTTGTTGGATTTTTCATTTTTGTCTAGTTTTAACACAAAGCATTTGGATAATCTCGGTCATTAACATAATTAAACTGGTATTTTATGGCAGATTTTATTGTTCTTGCAGTGGAAAAGTTCAAAGAGTTTACCATCAGCAGGTTCTGTTGACAGTAGATTTGCAATATGTGCTGCAGAGGCATCCAATCCTTCAAGatcatcttgaccattctctgAAATTTCCTCTACATCAAACCCTATTATAGAAGTAATTAAGGAATTTAATTAGATGATTTTCCTCACAAAAGATGTAAACTTAGAAAACAATAAAAGAAATGCAGGCTTACATGCTGTGCATGTAAATCCTCCAAGTAATGCCACAGCACGAGTTGGAGCAGTTGGGCATATAAACTTAACCTGCATATATCACAAATTTACAATGCATATGTATTTGTATCAGTAAATGAGATGTATAGCGCCTTTAACACCCGCCACTGAAATAAACAGCTGCagatatatactccctctgtatttatttaagagatacatttgccttttccgaccgtatttatttaagagatacacttgccatttttaataacttatcaaccccactatctaattaaataaaatatctacaccccacccccatcccccactccctaaaatgacatgatcCCCACacgtttttcttattaaaatatctactcaaccccacttgttttattactttatttaattcaattcttttttttaatactcgtgcccggccaagtgtatctcttaaataaatacacggagggagtaatagattTACAGCAAAACAATGAATCAATGAATAATCTCAAAGTTGGTGTTAAAGGATATAATCCACATGTGAGTATTGGAGCATTGGACTAATTATCCCACATTGGAGAAATAGAGAGAGATTGATTAACATATAAGATTGGTGGGCTACTCCGCCTATCACCAATTAGTTTTAGGATGGAAATCTGTCACGCTTATATGTGGTCAATCACTTCTTATATGTGGCCCGATGAGTTTATTAGTAGTTGGTAAGAGAAAAAATATGCTTACATTTGGAAGAGGAAGAGATTCCAAGAGTTGGCAAGCACTGCAAGAAAACCAATGGCTCAAAAATCAGAAGATATTATGTTAAGAAAAATGTATGAACATTGTCAAAGAAGCATTATAAATATAAGAAACAAATAACCTGGAAAAAAGTAGACATGAAAGCAGCAATAGCTCTAGATCAAAGTGGACTAATTAAGTAATTAGCAAGTACGAAGTATGTCTTAGGcatagattttgatttttgattaatATGTTCGATACCCAAAACGTTTCTCATTGCCTTACAAGTTACAATTATGTAGGAGAATCAGTGTAATTAAAAATGGGGAATAAACAATCATGAGAAACCAATTTGAGGAGAGCTTACTGGTTAGAACTCAGTAGTATCATGAAAATCATGTCAGGGTTTTTACAGACAACTAGCAAGAACTAGGAACTCATAAACCCATCACGAACAGTGAGAAAAAAAAACAGGAATCAGGCATAAAATCAAcggtaacttttgtgtaagaccgccttaccaaAAAAACCACtttgattgtttaactaattggttaaattgcttaactaattagttctattgcttaactaattggtttcactgtctaactaattgattccattgcttaacttatagtCTTTTGTGTAAAaacgccttatataaaagtttgtataaaATCAAATGATCTGAACTTTAAACTCAACATTGTGATTTGTGAGTTAGCTTGACAGAACTGATTTCTGacatcatttttttcatttaaggaagaaagaaaaaatgttGAATCAATCCCTTTAGTTCTAGTCATTTGCAACATATGAACATATATACAGAAAAAGAAACAAGATAGAATGAGAACCTTGAACCATTATCACCAAGTCCATGTAGCCAAACAATTGTGGCTAGGTGCCTTCCTTTTGGCCTAACTACATGTGTCCTCCCAAATTCAAAGGTCCTCCTTCCACCTCTAACACCTGAAAATTCATCCATATCAATGAGTTCAATACTTTGACGGTAGTCACGGTATGTTTGGTAGTCAGCAATAAATGGTGTCAATGtgaatgaatttgtatgtaaatttatAAGGAAAATCAATTTTCATTAACATGATAATGCCAATTCACTCATAATAAtctatttttctttataaattttcattaccatTTGGGGAAAGGTAGCCGTCCATAAATAGTGTCaatgggaatgaatttgtatgtaaatttgtaaggaaaattaattttcataataGTGATGTTAGTTCACTCAAAACaatctctttttctttataaattttcattaaCATCCAGGAATGGTATTAGGTAGCCAGGTAGGAATGCAAATTTACGAAGAAAAACACCAAAATTTGAAACAAAATTTCATTACTTTAGACATAACAACAAATGAAAATATAACAACAAATGAAAATACACAAAACATGAATGAAAGAAGAACTAACCAGACCCAGTTGAGTAATTGGAATAGCTCATACTGAAGTTGCAGCAAAGTTAACTGGTTAAAGAAGCTGGTAAATGTGTGTAATACAAGTTGAAGAAGAATGCAATGAACAAAAACACAGATAGGGGGGGAGCTATTTATAACTTAAAAAAAAGGTGGAAGAATATATGAATatgcaat encodes:
- the LOC110798282 gene encoding uncharacterized protein translates to MSYSNYSTGSGVRGGRRTFEFGRTHVVRPKGRHLATIVWLHGLGDNGSSACQLLESLPLPNVKFICPTAPTRAVALLGGFTCTAWFDVEEISENGQDDLEGLDASAAHIANLLSTEPADVKLGIGGFSMGAAVGLYSASCFAVGKYANGNFYPINLRAIVGLSGWLPSARNLRNKMGGSHDAARRATSLPIFICHGKSDEVVAYKFGEKSAQALTSAGFRNLTFKSHDGLGHYTIPMEMDEVCNFLVSRLGLECYR
- the LOC110798285 gene encoding periodic tryptophan protein 2, with translation MNYRFQNLLGAPYRGGNVVVSGNNRLVSSVGNRISVTDLIKSETITLPCQFSANISRIAVSPDGNFILAVDENSRSQYINLHRRIVLHRITFKGKVSCLQFSPNGQFIAVAVGKLIQIWRSPGFRKEFFPFELVRTFADFDDRVTCLNWSPDSGYLIAGSSDLTVRLFCLSKWKEFKNNKPFLFLGHRDVIVGAFFGVDKKTGKVSRVYSVSRDGGLFSWVYPDFDAKLGELGERNVEMADPPSPGTPDKMDEDGGVGGDDVKAVDSVKKRKEFDGKENDFEDEGSEFLLHKMKWELLKKDYFMQAPAKVTACDYHQGIDLVVVGYSSGAFGLYQMPDFVCIHMLSISREKITTAVFNDLGNWLTFGCARLGQLLVWEWKSESYILKQQGHYFDVNCLAYSPDSQLLATGADDNKIKVWNVLSGFCFVTFPEHTNAVTALHFMANNHSLLSASLDGTVRAWDLFRYRNFRTFTTPSSRQFVSLTADQSGEVICAGTLDSFEIFVWSMKTGRLLDVLSGHEGPVHGLMFSPSNAILASSSWDKTVRLWDVFEGKGSVETFQHVHDVLTVVYRPDGKQLACSTLDGLISFWDPLEGSLMYTIEGRRDIAGGRLMTDRRSAANSTSGKYFTTLCFSADGSYILAGGNSKFICMYDVAEQVLLRRFQITHNLSLDGVLDVLNSKKMTEAGALDLIDDDNSDTEEGIDKQTRGKLGLDLPGSMPNRGRPVIRTKCLRLAPTGRSFVAATTEGVLVYSVDESFIFDPTDLDIDVTPEAVDAALNEDQPSRALILSLRLNEDSLVKKCILAVNPIDIPAVASSVPFRYLQRLIEALTELLEGCPFLEFILRWCQEICKAHGKSIQQSSRNMLPALKSLQKAIISSHQDLAEMCSSNEYTLRYLCSTSANK